The proteins below are encoded in one region of Pontibacter deserti:
- a CDS encoding DUF5689 domain-containing protein translates to MKKRYLSILALCVSVLGFTSCVEEDPNPSEGTPNPVASLYVVRDAFHEKDLALGPGPLFDAYQAGGVVVSDPNGRNWPTGLVAIQDSWRGMQRGIILNLGEEEARRYQVGDSILFDVRGTTLTRKDGVLQIIGLKPESIEKKEKGLPVAPKPVAVSELLTNFHKYESTLVMVTGGPDPIPVSGETYAGNKQLGDGSGKTITLHTTADAIFADRKLPASASFVGIPTVSTDGTPILRMRTIADAINPSGPIYPNWPEKFEEPAAATKSQYNMKKADGSSDNYRDLATGNWLLYQSILGDLDAKRDVIISGKQAVRMAKDLKESAYLQMNFDLPNGASKVTVWYATYSTDKPSKWRLEYSQDQGQTWTQIGADVTDVARDYKMATFLMDINGPVRFRINKLGLGISSATIDNGRLGIDDFAVYSY, encoded by the coding sequence ATGAAAAAAAGATATTTATCAATTCTGGCCCTCTGTGTAAGTGTTTTAGGTTTTACTTCCTGTGTAGAAGAAGATCCAAATCCGTCGGAGGGCACTCCTAACCCGGTAGCATCGCTGTATGTAGTGCGTGATGCATTTCATGAAAAGGACTTGGCACTTGGCCCAGGCCCGTTGTTTGATGCATACCAGGCAGGTGGGGTAGTAGTTTCAGATCCAAATGGTAGGAACTGGCCAACAGGCCTTGTTGCCATACAGGATTCATGGAGGGGCATGCAGCGTGGAATCATTCTTAACCTTGGCGAAGAAGAAGCCAGAAGGTACCAGGTAGGTGACTCCATATTGTTTGATGTAAGAGGTACAACACTTACCCGTAAAGATGGTGTGTTACAGATTATCGGACTTAAACCTGAGAGTATCGAGAAAAAGGAAAAAGGTTTGCCAGTAGCTCCTAAGCCGGTTGCTGTCAGCGAACTTCTTACAAACTTTCATAAGTATGAGAGCACGTTGGTGATGGTAACTGGAGGTCCAGATCCTATACCTGTTTCAGGCGAAACTTATGCGGGCAATAAACAACTAGGCGATGGTTCAGGTAAAACTATAACCTTGCATACTACAGCAGATGCAATCTTCGCTGATCGTAAATTACCAGCAAGCGCAAGTTTTGTAGGCATCCCAACTGTTTCTACTGATGGTACTCCTATACTGCGCATGCGAACAATAGCTGATGCTATAAATCCTAGTGGTCCAATTTATCCAAACTGGCCTGAAAAGTTTGAAGAACCTGCTGCTGCTACCAAGTCTCAGTATAATATGAAGAAAGCTGATGGCTCATCAGACAATTACAGGGATTTGGCAACAGGAAATTGGCTTCTTTACCAATCTATATTAGGTGATCTTGATGCAAAGAGGGATGTTATTATTAGCGGAAAACAGGCAGTTCGTATGGCAAAAGACTTAAAAGAGTCTGCATACCTGCAAATGAACTTTGACCTACCAAACGGAGCATCTAAAGTTACAGTTTGGTATGCAACCTACTCAACCGATAAACCAAGCAAATGGCGCCTGGAGTATTCACAGGATCAGGGCCAGACATGGACACAAATAGGTGCAGACGTGACAGATGTTGCGCGAGACTATAAGATGGCTACTTTCCTGATGGACATCAATG